One Ignavibacterium album JCM 16511 genomic region harbors:
- a CDS encoding plasma-membrane proton-efflux P-type ATPase: MKSESENIEDLKKLSVEDAFKQFLSSEKGLSDKEVTERVNKYGYNEIAEKKVNPIIKFLSYFWGPIPWMIEIAAILSAIINHWEDFWIIFALLLLNAVVGFWQENKASNAISELKKKLALNAKVFRNGKWNEIEARELVPGDVVRVRLGDIIPADIKLFSGDYLTIDESALTGESLPVEKHKGDLGFSGSVVHQGEMNGLVVATGSNTFFGRTAKLVAEAKTISHFQKAVIKIGDYLIALAAFMVAIIFMVSFFRHESFVDTLQFALVLTVAAIPVALPAVLSVTMAVGASVLAKKKAIVSKLTAIEEMAGMDILCSDKTGTITKNQLTLSDVIPFEGFNTDDVLIFGSLSSREEDKDPIDLAILTKANSIQSVQEKLKAFSVKDFKPFDPVIKRSEATVITSDNKNYKITKGAPQVILSLIDDNEKQKITELVNSKVDELAGNGYRALGTAKTDEQGKWNYAGLIPLFDPPRDDSAETIKTAKAMGIDIKMITGDHTAIAKQIAKQVDLKTNIMEASIFLNKPDKEAGDIVEKADGFAQVFPEHKYRIVELLQERKHIVGMTGDGVNDSPALKKADVGIAVAGATDAAKSAADIVLTLPGLSVIIDALKESRKIFQRMNSYAIYRIAETIRVLFFITLAIIVFNFYPVTAIMIVLLALFNDAPIMAIAYDNVKYSQNPEKWDMRVVLSMATFLGLIGVVSSFIIYYLGQEVLHLSPGVLQSFIFLKLAIAGHLTIFLTRTRGPFWSIKPSAVLLWSAVFTKLLATLFAVYGWFISPISWNLALFVWGYAIVAFLITDFLKVRIYKLIDHSGIKFHK, encoded by the coding sequence ATGAAAAGTGAATCAGAAAACATTGAGGATCTTAAAAAACTTTCCGTTGAAGATGCTTTCAAACAATTTTTATCATCGGAAAAAGGATTATCAGATAAAGAAGTAACAGAACGAGTTAACAAATATGGTTATAATGAAATAGCAGAAAAAAAAGTCAACCCGATCATTAAATTCCTTAGTTATTTTTGGGGCCCAATCCCCTGGATGATAGAGATTGCTGCAATCTTATCGGCAATTATAAATCATTGGGAAGATTTTTGGATAATATTTGCTTTGCTACTTTTAAATGCTGTTGTTGGCTTTTGGCAAGAGAATAAAGCGAGCAACGCAATAAGTGAATTAAAAAAGAAATTAGCTCTTAATGCAAAAGTATTTCGTAATGGTAAATGGAATGAAATTGAGGCAAGAGAGCTTGTACCGGGAGATGTTGTCCGTGTTAGATTAGGAGATATTATTCCTGCCGATATAAAATTATTTTCAGGTGATTATTTAACCATTGATGAATCAGCACTGACGGGAGAATCTCTACCTGTTGAAAAACACAAAGGAGATTTAGGATTCTCTGGCTCTGTGGTTCATCAAGGTGAAATGAATGGATTAGTTGTAGCAACCGGTTCCAATACCTTCTTTGGCAGAACCGCAAAGCTTGTAGCAGAAGCGAAAACCATTAGTCACTTCCAAAAAGCTGTAATAAAAATCGGGGATTATCTTATTGCTCTTGCTGCTTTTATGGTGGCAATAATTTTTATGGTTTCATTTTTCCGACACGAAAGTTTTGTTGATACGCTACAATTTGCTCTTGTGCTAACTGTAGCGGCAATACCTGTTGCATTGCCTGCTGTCTTATCTGTTACTATGGCTGTGGGAGCATCTGTACTGGCTAAAAAGAAAGCCATCGTAAGTAAATTAACGGCCATAGAAGAAATGGCTGGAATGGACATACTTTGTTCTGATAAAACAGGTACAATCACAAAAAACCAATTAACTTTATCTGATGTTATACCTTTTGAGGGATTTAATACAGATGATGTTTTGATATTCGGCTCATTATCTTCAAGAGAAGAAGATAAGGATCCTATTGATCTAGCTATTTTAACTAAAGCCAATTCTATTCAATCAGTTCAAGAAAAATTAAAAGCATTTAGTGTTAAAGACTTTAAACCATTCGACCCTGTTATTAAACGAAGCGAAGCAACTGTAATTACATCTGATAATAAAAATTATAAAATTACAAAAGGGGCACCACAAGTAATCCTCTCACTAATTGATGACAACGAAAAACAGAAAATCACAGAGCTTGTAAATTCAAAAGTTGATGAACTTGCAGGAAATGGTTATCGTGCACTTGGCACAGCAAAAACAGATGAGCAGGGCAAGTGGAATTATGCAGGCTTAATACCGCTGTTTGACCCGCCCAGAGATGATTCGGCAGAAACCATAAAAACTGCAAAAGCAATGGGTATTGATATTAAAATGATTACTGGTGATCATACAGCTATTGCCAAACAGATTGCTAAACAGGTAGATCTAAAAACCAATATTATGGAAGCCTCAATTTTTCTTAATAAGCCTGATAAGGAAGCGGGAGACATTGTTGAAAAAGCTGATGGTTTTGCTCAGGTTTTCCCCGAACATAAATATCGTATAGTAGAATTATTGCAAGAAAGAAAACATATAGTTGGAATGACGGGTGATGGTGTAAATGATTCTCCGGCACTTAAAAAAGCTGATGTTGGCATTGCGGTAGCCGGAGCAACAGATGCAGCAAAATCTGCTGCTGATATTGTTCTAACTTTACCCGGTTTGTCCGTTATTATTGATGCACTGAAAGAAAGCAGAAAAATATTTCAGAGAATGAATAGCTATGCTATTTATCGAATTGCTGAAACTATTCGTGTTTTATTTTTTATTACTCTTGCAATCATAGTTTTTAACTTTTACCCAGTAACAGCAATAATGATTGTTCTGCTTGCTTTATTCAATGATGCCCCGATTATGGCTATAGCATATGATAATGTTAAGTACTCACAAAATCCTGAGAAGTGGGATATGCGGGTTGTTTTGAGTATGGCTACATTTTTAGGATTAATTGGTGTAGTAAGCTCTTTTATTATTTACTATCTGGGTCAGGAAGTTTTGCATTTGTCTCCAGGAGTTTTGCAATCATTTATTTTTCTTAAATTAGCAATTGCCGGACATCTAACAATATTTTTAACAAGAACAAGAGGACCATTCTGGTCAATTAAACCAAGTGCCGTATTACTTTGGTCTGCAGTGTTTACGAAATTATTAGCAACGCTTTTTGCTGTTTATGGATGGTTCATATCTCCAATCTCTTGGAATCTGGCACTTTTTGTTTGGGGATATGCAATTGTTGCATTTCTTATTACTGATTTTCTTAAAGTTAGGATATACAAATTAATTGATCATAGTGGAATTAAATTTCATAAATAA
- a CDS encoding NAD(P)/FAD-dependent oxidoreductase — protein MNNQKIIIVGGGFAGLAFLYKVIKEIPSKNLDITLIDKRNTSLEKPSLPEVALIGKDVEKVKIPLKPIMERKGVKFINLEVNQIDPDKQLVILNDNTKLSYDYLIIATGAVKDYDATPGFREYAYSVCDDEQAVKLHKKLLEFSGGNIVIGSAKTDWGTHQNIKTLAAPCEGPIGEVMFILDYELRQRNLRDKSNITVFSPGKIFFEDVGPQVHNDMDPLFKECDFNIVTSKILRSIEKDKVVFEDGTFLPSDLTIAIPKYIASPMIKNSDLGDKMGFILTDDQMRHTKYKNIFAVGDTNVKAMPKLGHIAIMQAHIAASAFIKELTGKGEVPQFSPEVFCIMNQGEKAILILSNYLFGGNVDLTFKGSIAHMMKWSFDEYYYFTKGHMPPEMTQEGLEMFLKDFINKR, from the coding sequence TTGAATAATCAAAAAATTATAATCGTTGGTGGAGGTTTTGCCGGGTTAGCTTTTCTTTATAAAGTAATCAAAGAAATACCTTCTAAAAATCTTGATATTACGCTAATAGACAAAAGAAACACAAGCTTAGAAAAACCCTCATTACCCGAAGTTGCTTTAATTGGTAAGGATGTTGAAAAAGTAAAAATTCCTCTAAAACCAATTATGGAGCGGAAGGGTGTAAAGTTTATCAACTTAGAAGTTAATCAGATTGACCCGGACAAACAATTAGTAATTCTGAATGATAACACGAAACTATCCTACGATTATCTAATAATTGCAACAGGCGCAGTAAAAGATTATGATGCAACACCTGGATTTAGAGAATATGCTTATTCTGTTTGTGATGATGAACAGGCAGTAAAACTTCATAAAAAATTATTAGAATTTAGTGGTGGGAATATTGTAATAGGTTCGGCTAAAACCGATTGGGGAACTCATCAAAATATAAAAACTTTAGCTGCCCCTTGCGAAGGACCAATTGGTGAAGTAATGTTTATTCTTGATTATGAATTAAGACAGAGAAATTTACGAGATAAAAGCAATATAACAGTTTTCTCCCCCGGTAAGATATTTTTTGAAGATGTTGGCCCACAAGTTCATAATGATATGGACCCATTGTTCAAAGAATGTGATTTTAATATAGTTACAAGTAAAATATTAAGGAGTATCGAAAAAGATAAAGTAGTTTTTGAAGATGGTACCTTTTTACCAAGTGATTTAACTATTGCTATCCCAAAATACATCGCAAGTCCAATGATAAAAAATTCAGATCTGGGCGATAAGATGGGTTTTATTTTAACTGATGATCAGATGAGACATACAAAATATAAAAATATCTTTGCGGTAGGTGATACAAACGTTAAAGCAATGCCTAAGCTCGGGCATATAGCAATAATGCAGGCACACATAGCTGCAAGCGCTTTTATAAAAGAACTTACTGGGAAAGGTGAAGTTCCCCAATTTAGTCCAGAGGTCTTTTGTATTATGAACCAGGGTGAAAAGGCGATATTAATTCTCTCAAATTATTTATTTGGTGGCAATGTTGATTTAACATTTAAAGGCTCAATCGCACATATGATGAAATGGTCTTTTGATGAATATTACTATTTTACAAAAGGACATATGCCTCCGGAAATGACTCAAGAAGGATTAGAAATGTTTCTGAAAGATTTTATAAACAAAAGATAA
- a CDS encoding efflux RND transporter permease subunit has protein sequence MYTFYTKFKSPIIVLMLITLLGGVFSLSKIQSGLFPDITFPKIKIIAENGQQPVDKMMVTVTIPLENAIKKVQDLNLIRSTTSRGSCEISAFLNWNTDIDLGKQRIEAQINAIKQQLPPDVNITIEKMNPSILPVMGFSLEGEGKSQIELRQIAEFTIKPFLSRVNGVSEIAVIGGKTKEYHIIIDPIKLSQLGITPKTIADVLAQSNIIASTGYIKDYNRLYLTITDAAIDSKEELENTIISNSPKRIIKLKDISKIEIGELKEYIKINANGKNVPLIAVVKQPNSNLIEVVDSIKSQITQLNKILPKGVVLKPFYNQADFVGDSINSLKDVLWVGLLLAIIVTIIFLRSLKGSTVILITIPITLSLTITILYALGYTFNIMTIGAIAAAIGLIIDDAIVVVEQIHRTHEENPNTSTHELIPKAIKYLFPAMVGSSLSTIVIFLPFALMSGVAGAYFKVLTDTMIITLISSFFITWIGLPVVYLLLSRKEHSIKTKEGNKTGWVYFFIKRPFIAISIVVLLIFLAYFLLPKLPSGFLPEMDEGSIVLDYSSPPGTSLEDTDKMLQYVDNVLNTIPEVESFSRRTGTQMGFFITEPNRGDYLIQLKKKRNKTTTQVSDEIRNKIESALPSLRVDFGQVITDMLGDLMSSVQPIEIKIFGDDKTTLYKLADEVAALVQNTNGTADVFNGITIAGPELTFDPNIAKLSQYQLSPQDFQFQMQTKIEGSVVGSMLEKNRMVDIRMIEQKKDRTINELRNTSIFLPDGRLKPIDEFANFRLTSGVAQIERENLKQMVAVTARLNNRDLGSTLADIQKNISSKINLPQGYQIVYGGSYAEQQQAFKELITILLLAVLLVFTVILFLFRKVRIGFAIIFLSVLGISGSVLALFLTGTPLNVGSYIGLIMIVGIIGENSIFTYLQFSEAKQNGMKRDEAITYAISVRLRPNLMTALGAITALFPLALGIGSGAQLHQPLAIAIIGGFTIAIPLLVIVFPSILKLIEK, from the coding sequence ATGTACACCTTTTACACAAAATTCAAAAGCCCGATAATTGTATTAATGCTGATTACTCTTTTAGGCGGAGTATTTTCACTTTCCAAAATTCAATCAGGGTTGTTTCCCGATATTACTTTTCCAAAAATCAAAATTATAGCTGAGAACGGACAGCAACCCGTTGATAAGATGATGGTTACAGTTACTATTCCACTTGAAAATGCAATTAAGAAAGTTCAGGATTTAAATTTAATCCGCAGTACAACAAGTCGTGGCAGCTGTGAAATTTCTGCTTTCCTGAATTGGAATACAGATATTGATTTAGGCAAACAACGTATTGAAGCTCAGATTAACGCAATCAAACAACAACTTCCACCTGATGTAAATATCACGATTGAAAAAATGAATCCTTCAATTCTTCCTGTGATGGGATTTTCACTTGAAGGCGAAGGTAAAAGTCAAATCGAGTTAAGACAAATTGCTGAGTTTACAATCAAACCATTTTTATCAAGAGTAAACGGAGTTTCTGAAATTGCAGTGATTGGTGGGAAAACAAAAGAATATCACATAATCATTGACCCAATAAAACTAAGTCAGCTTGGTATAACGCCAAAAACAATTGCAGATGTTTTGGCTCAATCAAATATAATTGCATCAACCGGCTACATTAAAGATTATAATCGATTATATCTAACAATAACAGATGCAGCAATAGATTCAAAAGAAGAGTTGGAAAATACAATCATCAGCAACTCTCCCAAAAGGATTATTAAGCTTAAAGACATATCTAAGATTGAAATCGGAGAGTTGAAAGAATACATAAAAATCAATGCTAACGGAAAAAATGTTCCGTTGATTGCGGTGGTAAAACAACCAAACTCTAACTTAATTGAAGTTGTTGACAGCATAAAATCTCAAATAACTCAATTGAATAAAATTTTGCCCAAAGGTGTTGTGTTAAAACCTTTTTATAATCAAGCTGATTTTGTTGGCGATTCAATAAATAGCTTGAAAGATGTTTTGTGGGTTGGACTTTTACTTGCGATTATAGTTACAATTATTTTTCTTCGCTCATTAAAAGGAAGCACAGTAATTTTAATTACAATTCCAATTACTCTAAGTTTGACCATCACAATACTTTATGCTCTTGGCTACACTTTTAACATTATGACGATTGGTGCAATTGCTGCGGCGATAGGTCTCATCATTGATGATGCAATTGTTGTTGTTGAACAAATTCATCGAACGCACGAAGAAAATCCAAACACAAGTACACACGAATTAATTCCAAAGGCAATAAAATATCTTTTCCCTGCAATGGTTGGTTCATCTTTAAGTACAATTGTAATTTTTCTTCCATTTGCATTAATGAGTGGTGTTGCCGGTGCATACTTCAAAGTTTTGACAGATACAATGATTATCACTTTAATATCTTCATTCTTTATTACCTGGATTGGATTGCCAGTAGTTTATCTTTTACTTTCTCGAAAAGAGCATTCAATCAAAACAAAAGAAGGAAACAAAACTGGTTGGGTTTACTTTTTTATTAAGCGTCCGTTTATAGCGATTAGTATAGTTGTGCTATTAATTTTTCTTGCATACTTTTTACTGCCAAAGCTGCCATCCGGATTTTTGCCAGAGATGGATGAAGGTTCAATTGTTCTTGATTATTCAAGTCCTCCGGGAACATCGCTTGAAGACACAGATAAAATGCTGCAATATGTTGATAATGTGTTAAATACAATTCCGGAAGTTGAATCTTTTTCAAGAAGAACTGGAACACAAATGGGATTTTTTATCACTGAACCAAATCGTGGTGATTATTTAATACAACTAAAGAAAAAGAGAAATAAAACTACCACACAAGTTTCAGATGAGATAAGAAATAAAATTGAAAGTGCACTGCCATCGCTTCGTGTTGATTTTGGTCAGGTAATTACTGATATGCTTGGCGATTTAATGAGCTCTGTTCAGCCAATCGAAATAAAAATTTTTGGTGATGACAAAACAACTCTTTATAAATTGGCAGATGAAGTTGCTGCTCTTGTTCAAAACACTAACGGCACTGCAGATGTTTTTAATGGAATTACAATTGCAGGACCCGAATTAACCTTTGATCCTAATATTGCTAAGCTAAGTCAATATCAATTATCTCCACAGGATTTCCAATTTCAAATGCAAACTAAAATTGAAGGTAGTGTTGTTGGTTCAATGTTGGAAAAAAACCGTATGGTTGATATCCGAATGATTGAACAGAAAAAAGACAGAACTATTAATGAACTTAGGAATACTTCAATATTCCTTCCTGATGGAAGATTAAAACCTATTGATGAATTTGCTAATTTCAGATTAACAAGCGGCGTCGCACAAATTGAGCGGGAAAACTTAAAACAAATGGTTGCGGTTACTGCACGATTAAACAATCGTGATTTGGGCAGTACTCTTGCTGACATTCAAAAAAATATTTCCTCAAAAATAAATTTGCCGCAAGGTTACCAAATTGTTTATGGCGGTTCTTATGCTGAGCAACAGCAGGCTTTTAAAGAGTTAATTACAATTTTATTACTTGCAGTTCTGTTAGTTTTTACAGTTATACTTTTTCTGTTCAGAAAAGTAAGAATTGGTTTTGCAATTATCTTTCTGTCTGTTCTTGGTATAAGCGGAAGTGTACTTGCATTATTTTTAACAGGAACACCTTTAAATGTAGGAAGTTATATCGGACTGATTATGATTGTCGGAATCATCGGAGAAAATTCTATTTTTACTTATCTGCAATTTTCAGAGGCTAAACAAAACGGAATGAAAAGAGATGAAGCAATAACTTATGCAATATCGGTAAGACTTCGTCCGAATTTGATGACAGCACTTGGCGCTATTACTGCATTATTCCCGCTAGCATTAGGAATCGGAAGCGGGGCGCAACTTCATCAACCATTGGCAATTGCAATAATCGGAGGATTTACAATTGCGATACCTTTACTTGTTATTGTATTCCCCTCAATTCTTAAATTGATTGAAAAATAA
- a CDS encoding endonuclease domain-containing protein, which produces MSLNKKRELREIAKTFCRQLRKNSTEAEKIFWEIVRDRKFLNKKFYRQYPIFYDLLGTESFFIADFYCHEERFIIELDGEIHKYKLRDDEKRTEILNQLGLRVIRFSNQEIIYDVSNALEKLKQLF; this is translated from the coding sequence ATGAGTTTAAATAAAAAAAGAGAATTAAGAGAAATTGCAAAAACATTTTGTCGTCAATTAAGAAAAAATTCTACTGAAGCTGAGAAAATATTTTGGGAAATAGTCCGGGATAGAAAATTCCTAAACAAAAAATTTTATAGACAATATCCGATATTTTATGATTTGCTGGGAACAGAATCATTTTTCATAGCTGATTTTTATTGCCACGAAGAAAGATTTATTATAGAACTTGATGGAGAAATCCATAAATATAAATTAAGAGACGATGAGAAAAGGACTGAGATATTGAATCAACTGGGTTTAAGGGTTATCAGGTTTTCTAATCAAGAAATTATTTATGATGTATCTAATGCTTTAGAAAAGCTAAAACAATTGTTTTAA
- a CDS encoding efflux RND transporter periplasmic adaptor subunit has translation MGKMRLREKLLCNIQNDKTLFAVIARSEATKQSQRERKIASSRQFGTRNDELLETVIARNEVTKQSKKGEILHRPEKLGLTMKKDPTMLLRWQNLKRSYNFFSLIIFLTLSLFIVACSSDTKTTPTETAGTPVKVANPAETSLIDYMSFNANTVFMKKEIVRSTFQGFIQKVYKNIGDYVNAGDVVFQVITKEAYATDSLQVKLSDEVFSGIVNIKSKTSGVLTELNFNVGDFVSDGEQLAVISNPNSLAVLLNVPYQHISKIRLNSSCILVFPNGKEIKGIVSKSLPSVDPVSQTQTFLIDFVDGKNIPANLNLEVKIPVNVIKNAIVVPKSAVQSDETLTNFWIMKLINDSTAVKTIITKGIENDTLVQIINPKLLLTDKIIVDGAYGLPDTAKVVVRH, from the coding sequence ATGGGAAAAATGAGATTAAGAGAAAAATTACTTTGCAACATTCAAAATGACAAAACGCTTTTTGCAGTCATTGCGAGGAGCGAAGCGACGAAGCAATCTCAAAGAGAGAGAAAGATTGCTTCGTCCCGACAGTTCGGAACTCGCAATGACGAATTGTTGGAAACTGTCATTGCGAGGAACGAAGTGACGAAGCAATCTAAAAAGGGAGAGATATTACATCGTCCCGAAAAGTTGGGACTCACAATGAAAAAGGATCCAACAATGTTATTGAGATGGCAAAATCTGAAGCGGTCTTATAACTTTTTTTCATTAATAATATTTTTAACCTTATCATTGTTTATTGTTGCCTGCTCAAGTGATACAAAAACAACTCCGACAGAAACAGCAGGAACACCTGTAAAAGTGGCAAATCCCGCTGAAACATCTTTAATTGATTATATGAGCTTCAATGCAAATACTGTTTTTATGAAAAAAGAAATTGTGCGTTCAACATTTCAAGGTTTTATTCAGAAAGTTTACAAAAACATTGGTGATTATGTAAATGCTGGTGATGTAGTTTTTCAAGTAATCACAAAAGAAGCTTATGCAACTGATAGCTTGCAGGTCAAATTAAGTGATGAAGTATTTAGCGGCATAGTAAACATAAAATCAAAAACAAGTGGAGTTTTAACAGAGTTGAATTTCAATGTCGGAGATTTTGTTTCCGATGGCGAACAGCTTGCTGTAATTTCAAATCCTAATTCACTTGCAGTTTTACTTAATGTTCCTTATCAGCATATTTCAAAGATTAGGCTTAACTCAAGCTGCATTTTGGTTTTCCCGAATGGTAAAGAAATAAAAGGTATAGTATCCAAATCTTTACCAAGCGTTGATCCTGTTTCTCAAACACAAACATTTCTGATTGACTTTGTTGATGGGAAAAATATTCCCGCTAATTTAAATCTTGAAGTTAAAATTCCTGTTAATGTTATAAAGAATGCAATTGTAGTTCCAAAGTCTGCTGTTCAATCCGATGAGACTCTTACAAACTTTTGGATAATGAAACTTATAAATGATTCAACAGCAGTTAAAACAATTATTACCAAAGGGATTGAGAATGATACTCTGGTTCAAATAATAAATCCAAAGTTACTATTGACTGATAAAATTATAGTTGATGGTGCTTATGGTTTGCCGGATACAGCGAAGGTGGTTGTGAGGCATTAG
- a CDS encoding TolC family protein, whose protein sequence is MINFTQRFILLIIIFFLSLLCNKSFAQRNLEFYLNTAYQNNPAINEQQNLIRFNNLQRELDYAQNSGFNMYLSANYLFVPYFNNSGGIITTNPDANAIGYDIGLTNGGLYSAQFNIEKNIFNGALNDALSNQRMISENKIKNDIELLKRELHKQVTDQYLQTYLSYQLYKMTNELTSYLNDQQKILGELVENGMAKQSEYLLLSVEIENQKIAANDYLSQFKSNLYVLNSLCGIKDSSVIELDSVSLELKNPRTYSELFKKFELDSLALEIQQQIFETKYQPQVSLFFNTGLNAVELNNIKRKLGLSAGVNFSLPIFDGNQRSITRQQTKVSIETINNYKRNFAILLENQKNSALKKIESLKNNLNNLSRQIESYNTVIKIAERELRQGQLSMIEYLTILKNFADLKKNKITTEINYQLEINNYNYWNY, encoded by the coding sequence ATGATTAACTTTACTCAAAGATTTATACTGCTAATTATAATTTTCTTCTTATCCCTTTTGTGCAATAAAAGTTTTGCACAGCGCAACTTAGAATTTTATCTCAATACCGCATACCAAAATAATCCGGCAATTAATGAACAACAGAATTTAATTCGATTTAACAATCTGCAAAGAGAATTGGATTATGCACAGAACTCCGGCTTCAATATGTATTTATCTGCTAATTATCTTTTTGTACCATACTTTAATAACAGTGGCGGAATCATTACAACTAATCCGGATGCAAATGCAATCGGTTATGATATTGGTCTAACAAATGGTGGATTGTATTCTGCACAATTTAATATTGAGAAAAATATCTTTAACGGAGCTTTGAATGATGCATTATCAAATCAGCGAATGATTTCTGAAAACAAGATTAAAAACGACATAGAATTATTGAAGAGAGAATTGCATAAGCAAGTTACCGATCAATATCTCCAGACTTATCTATCATATCAACTGTATAAAATGACAAACGAATTAACTTCTTATCTAAACGATCAACAAAAAATTTTGGGTGAGCTTGTAGAAAATGGAATGGCAAAACAATCAGAGTATCTTTTGCTTTCAGTAGAAATTGAAAATCAAAAAATTGCAGCAAATGATTATCTATCCCAATTTAAATCTAATCTCTATGTTCTTAATTCATTATGTGGGATAAAAGATAGCAGCGTTATTGAACTTGATTCTGTTTCACTTGAACTTAAGAACCCAAGAACATATTCTGAGCTTTTCAAAAAATTTGAGTTGGATAGTCTTGCCTTAGAAATTCAACAGCAAATATTTGAAACAAAATATCAGCCACAGGTTTCATTGTTTTTTAATACAGGATTAAATGCTGTTGAGTTAAATAACATTAAGAGAAAACTTGGATTAAGTGCTGGCGTAAATTTTTCTCTTCCGATTTTTGATGGCAATCAAAGATCAATCACTCGGCAGCAAACAAAAGTTTCGATCGAAACGATAAATAATTATAAAAGAAACTTTGCGATTCTTCTCGAAAACCAGAAAAACTCTGCATTAAAGAAAATTGAGAGTCTGAAAAACAATTTGAATAATCTTTCCCGACAAATTGAAAGTTATAATACAGTTATAAAAATTGCGGAACGGGAATTGAGACAGGGACAACTTTCAATGATTGAATATCTGACTATACTGAAAAACTTTGCAGACCTGAAGAAAAATAAAATTACCACTGAAATAAATTATCAGCTTGAAATTAACAATTATAATTATTGGAATTATTAA